Proteins found in one Janthinobacterium lividum genomic segment:
- a CDS encoding MFS transporter encodes MSRIKHRFAAVGMFSTILLSNIMVGLVQSIDWKMPQLASQALPFGLADSIEGLPQFPFALFLGMGIAGVILAVFPLALSRTKILLVGLCVLGAATLLMAFVETPLALICLRLLSGIGWNMHFCAWVSLASLRFPRHYGVVLGTLGFAIAVGGILGNEFALALYDAKGWYARLFFVSTVGIPILLFSFLSILHMFKRTSIAAGDDTFPPLFDDAASSCWSLRPMLLLVATIFLSLGAYAFQGSFGTYLREILSFPISTATSVMSLFVLSSLLSPLGGWLGDRLGFFNVLLMALPLTGVIAGLLYMGWQMPLPILMLLMFLASFALNALLLISIFALILKSIVPEQNMRAIALYSTALSFTAPFAHILFPYLQSRYGWQGAALIQICGCLLLANLLVWFVRQSAASHGSGDVSV; translated from the coding sequence ATGTCACGTATCAAACATAGATTTGCCGCGGTGGGCATGTTTTCGACGATCTTGCTGTCGAACATCATGGTGGGGTTGGTGCAATCGATCGACTGGAAGATGCCACAACTGGCGTCGCAAGCGTTACCGTTTGGACTTGCTGACAGCATCGAGGGTCTTCCTCAATTTCCTTTTGCACTCTTTCTAGGAATGGGGATAGCCGGAGTGATCTTGGCAGTGTTTCCCTTAGCTCTGTCTCGCACAAAGATATTACTGGTGGGATTATGCGTGCTGGGCGCCGCTACCCTGCTTATGGCCTTCGTCGAAACGCCATTAGCGTTGATCTGTTTGCGACTCTTAAGCGGTATTGGCTGGAATATGCATTTTTGTGCCTGGGTCAGCCTCGCTAGCCTGCGTTTTCCACGCCACTACGGCGTCGTTCTAGGAACGCTGGGTTTTGCGATTGCCGTCGGAGGCATTCTTGGCAACGAATTCGCCTTAGCGCTATATGATGCCAAGGGATGGTACGCAAGGTTGTTCTTCGTTAGCACAGTGGGTATCCCCATCTTGCTATTTTCATTCCTGTCAATCCTACATATGTTTAAGCGAACAAGTATTGCCGCGGGGGACGATACATTTCCTCCACTATTCGACGATGCAGCGTCGTCATGTTGGTCCTTGCGGCCCATGCTACTGCTCGTGGCTACTATTTTTCTGTCATTGGGCGCGTATGCATTTCAGGGGTCCTTTGGCACTTACCTGCGCGAAATCTTGAGTTTTCCGATATCAACAGCAACGTCTGTGATGAGTTTATTCGTACTTTCCTCATTGCTGTCGCCACTGGGCGGATGGTTAGGTGACCGACTTGGATTTTTCAATGTACTATTGATGGCACTGCCTTTGACGGGCGTAATCGCTGGACTGTTGTATATGGGATGGCAAATGCCGCTGCCTATACTGATGCTGCTGATGTTTTTGGCCAGCTTTGCATTAAATGCACTACTGCTTATCAGTATATTTGCGCTGATCCTGAAGTCGATCGTGCCGGAGCAGAACATGCGAGCTATCGCGTTATATTCGACGGCTCTATCGTTTACTGCACCTTTCGCTCATATTCTGTTTCCATATCTCCAGAGTCGGTATGGCTGGCAAGGGGCCGCACTGATCCAAATTTGTGGCTGCCTGTTGCTCGCGAACTTACTGGTCTGGTTTGTACGACAATCAGCAGCATCGCACGGCAGTGGCGATGTCTCAGTTTGA
- a CDS encoding MFS transporter, protein MNIKGSMSRIMNKNRNVAFGMATSMLLANALLGLLNLIDAKMLPLDSHTLPFELADRMGSLPITHLMLGIGAGLMGLILLALPASLSRKKMLLAGLTLLALATLLTIFTNTALQLLACRLLAGVGSCMYFCAWISIGVGYFPRQPAMLIACQNFISCVGLIVGTKLASVIYDSQGWQQLLSVLVLGGLPLLASLFVSILFLFKHANKTRMHLLASPEVVDPATSPWSSGPLLLAMAAACMASASYCLIIGYTRYLREMQGLPFKAILLLVTVAVGGGALLSPVGGWLGGKFGFFKTLLVAAPMTGLVGILLFTSDSTSLPLLLLPTLLAGFGIQGVFYVNLLAAAAKSVTSVQSMRMIGLFSAVVAVFEQLAHPLFLLVQEQVGMRSAILLQFSGGLLLATCFVWLAQRKLRPTS, encoded by the coding sequence ATGAATATTAAGGGCAGCATGTCGCGAATAATGAACAAGAATAGAAACGTCGCTTTTGGAATGGCAACATCCATGTTGCTTGCAAATGCCTTGTTGGGGCTGTTGAACCTGATCGATGCAAAAATGCTGCCATTGGACTCACATACCTTGCCGTTTGAGCTGGCAGACCGCATGGGTAGCTTGCCTATTACCCATCTCATGTTGGGTATTGGTGCGGGTCTCATGGGACTGATTCTGTTGGCCCTTCCCGCTTCACTATCACGAAAAAAGATGCTGTTAGCTGGACTGACGTTGCTAGCGCTGGCTACATTGTTAACAATTTTCACAAATACGGCGCTGCAATTGCTTGCGTGCCGCTTGTTGGCGGGCGTTGGATCTTGCATGTATTTTTGTGCCTGGATTAGCATAGGAGTTGGATATTTCCCGCGCCAACCCGCAATGCTGATAGCGTGCCAGAACTTTATTTCATGCGTCGGTTTGATCGTCGGCACCAAGTTGGCATCGGTTATCTATGATTCGCAAGGTTGGCAACAACTTTTATCGGTGCTGGTGCTGGGTGGCTTGCCATTGCTAGCATCTCTTTTTGTCAGTATTTTGTTTCTATTTAAGCACGCGAATAAAACACGGATGCACCTCCTTGCGTCCCCTGAAGTAGTCGATCCAGCAACGTCGCCCTGGTCAAGTGGCCCGCTGTTGCTTGCAATGGCTGCCGCGTGCATGGCTTCGGCAAGCTACTGTCTCATCATAGGATACACACGCTATTTACGGGAAATGCAAGGCCTTCCTTTCAAAGCAATTTTGTTACTGGTCACTGTAGCGGTGGGAGGTGGCGCCCTGCTATCGCCGGTCGGTGGCTGGCTCGGCGGAAAATTTGGTTTCTTTAAAACACTATTGGTTGCCGCCCCCATGACAGGACTTGTCGGCATCCTGTTATTTACCAGCGATTCGACCTCACTTCCCCTGCTATTACTCCCCACGCTCCTAGCCGGATTTGGTATTCAGGGTGTTTTCTATGTGAATCTCCTCGCAGCAGCAGCAAAGTCCGTGACCTCGGTGCAGAGTATGCGGATGATAGGTCTGTTTTCTGCTGTCGTCGCGGTGTTCGAGCAGCTAGCTCATCCCCTGTTCTTACTTGTGCAGGAGCAAGTCGGCATGAGATCGGCAATCTTGCTACAATTTTCCGGAGGTTTGTTGTTGGCCACTTGTTTTGTATGGTTGGCGCAAAGAAAACTACGCCCTACTAGCTAG
- a CDS encoding ATP-binding protein: MKVWLFSLGAVLLAVYCCAAQGQIDVNLFSKDELAWTRAHPLLKLGLMPNQEPFSFKRRGGAWMGIGPEYIKLLRHQSGLKFEVITLNSTDNGLSQLQDKDVDLVPLVRSIGMPAPRAGIRYSTPYFSVQTIVATTARELAGVDGMSLDAKTIVLPAAEDELYRPVLQKRFKNVRIVISRNMEQALVLLSKGDADVAIGSEAQLLPDLRHQHDSALHFVTLPVAMTSDVRIAMRESDTQLASIVNKILASVAPTKVRLVRQDWLGLPEQKLSPFQLVAQRYSEEATLGAALLFMIVGLAFQIYREHQRAVRSERKAAMFLAVMSHEIRSPMNAVLAAVELLRFTSLDVQQRYFVDLANGGATTLLQLLDNVLDISKLEAGQLTLSLDAIDVVTLANDVVALQQLRAREKGITLEVVVPQTPPALMLDESRLLQVLHNLVSNAIKFTDSGGVTIQITLHASEASTAQLEIAVCDTGIGIAPQAQKALFQPFAQVAGTYKRSGGTGLGLVICRELADLMHGTLSLVSTLGQGTRVTLMLPADIAQDHAISIEQPCANNIVSPEPTRRLSVLVVEDLLANQAVLRAQLSSLYCDTVMAGDGATALDYFSQREYDLVLMDCDLPDVDGYSLAAEWRRQEAGLEQARCPIIAISASTGQEHAERCFEAGMDGILSKPIRLAKLRNIIELWCEIVIAPNLLPVETTVMFGTPQVHNEIGGDIVDLLQAMILSDDKAALRAAHRLHGAALAMQWSHLALQAGGLESLLRNGTPNSDAQIQNAVQNTVNVWREHKEF; encoded by the coding sequence ATGAAAGTCTGGCTTTTTAGCCTAGGGGCCGTTCTGCTGGCTGTATACTGTTGCGCTGCGCAAGGTCAGATCGATGTTAATTTATTCAGCAAGGATGAACTAGCCTGGACGCGCGCGCATCCACTATTAAAATTGGGGCTGATGCCAAATCAGGAGCCATTTAGTTTTAAGCGGCGCGGCGGCGCCTGGATGGGTATTGGACCTGAGTATATAAAACTATTGAGGCACCAAAGTGGTCTGAAATTCGAGGTGATCACGTTAAACAGTACGGATAACGGCCTTTCTCAGTTGCAAGACAAGGATGTTGATCTCGTTCCTCTGGTACGCAGCATTGGAATGCCGGCGCCGCGGGCGGGAATTCGCTATAGCACACCATACTTTTCTGTCCAGACCATTGTTGCCACCACTGCCAGGGAGCTCGCCGGTGTTGATGGCATGAGCCTGGATGCAAAGACCATTGTGCTGCCTGCAGCGGAAGATGAGCTATATCGCCCCGTCCTGCAGAAACGCTTCAAAAACGTACGTATTGTCATCAGCCGCAATATGGAGCAGGCACTGGTTCTGCTATCTAAGGGTGACGCTGATGTCGCCATTGGTAGCGAAGCACAGTTGCTACCTGATCTACGACACCAACACGATAGCGCGCTGCATTTCGTCACGTTACCAGTGGCCATGACTTCCGATGTACGCATAGCAATGCGGGAAAGTGATACGCAGCTTGCATCGATAGTAAATAAGATCTTGGCAAGTGTTGCTCCCACAAAGGTGCGACTGGTACGGCAGGACTGGCTTGGCTTACCAGAGCAAAAGCTGTCGCCCTTCCAGTTAGTCGCGCAACGCTATAGCGAAGAAGCGACTTTGGGAGCGGCTTTACTCTTCATGATCGTAGGTTTGGCATTTCAAATCTATCGCGAACATCAACGTGCCGTGCGCAGCGAACGTAAGGCAGCCATGTTCCTTGCTGTCATGAGCCATGAAATCCGTTCGCCGATGAATGCGGTACTCGCCGCAGTCGAACTATTACGCTTCACGTCACTGGACGTACAGCAGCGGTATTTTGTTGATCTGGCAAACGGTGGGGCCACCACGTTGCTGCAACTGCTCGATAACGTACTCGATATCTCGAAGCTAGAAGCCGGTCAACTGACGCTGTCTTTGGACGCAATCGATGTCGTCACACTTGCTAATGATGTAGTCGCCCTACAGCAGTTGCGGGCACGGGAAAAGGGTATCACCCTGGAGGTAGTTGTACCACAGACACCGCCAGCTCTGATGCTCGACGAATCCAGGCTGCTCCAGGTACTGCACAATTTGGTATCGAATGCCATCAAGTTTACAGACAGCGGAGGCGTAACGATACAAATCACTCTGCATGCGTCAGAAGCGAGCACTGCACAACTGGAGATTGCCGTTTGTGATACTGGTATTGGCATCGCTCCACAGGCGCAAAAGGCGCTATTCCAGCCCTTCGCTCAAGTGGCGGGCACCTACAAGCGATCTGGCGGCACGGGGCTGGGACTGGTCATATGCCGTGAACTAGCAGATTTAATGCATGGCACGCTGTCCCTTGTAAGCACCCTGGGGCAGGGAACACGCGTGACGCTAATGCTGCCTGCGGACATTGCACAAGACCATGCCATCTCCATCGAGCAACCCTGCGCGAACAACATTGTGTCCCCCGAGCCTACAAGACGCCTGAGTGTCCTCGTGGTAGAAGATTTATTGGCCAATCAGGCGGTATTACGGGCACAGCTCTCCAGTCTGTACTGCGATACTGTGATGGCGGGGGATGGCGCCACAGCATTGGATTATTTTAGCCAACGGGAGTATGACCTTGTACTCATGGATTGCGACTTGCCGGATGTAGACGGCTACAGCCTTGCGGCCGAATGGCGCAGACAGGAAGCCGGGTTGGAACAAGCGCGCTGTCCCATCATTGCCATCTCAGCGTCGACCGGCCAAGAGCATGCAGAGCGGTGTTTTGAAGCGGGCATGGATGGCATATTGAGTAAGCCCATCCGCCTAGCCAAATTGCGGAACATTATCGAACTCTGGTGCGAAATTGTAATAGCGCCGAATCTGCTACCGGTTGAGACCACGGTAATGTTTGGAACGCCGCAGGTGCACAATGAGATCGGAGGAGATATTGTCGACTTGCTACAGGCCATGATCCTAAGCGACGATAAAGCTGCGTTACGCGCAGCGCACCGCTTGCATGGTGCAGCACTGGCAATGCAATGGTCTCATCTTGCACTACAGGCAGGGGGACTGGAAAGTTTGCTACGTAACGGCACGCCGAACAGTGACGCCCAGATTCAAAATGCAGTGCAGAACACGGTTAACGTCTGGCGTGAACACAAAGAATTTTGA
- a CDS encoding response regulator transcription factor has protein sequence MKRLRIALLDDHAVVRHGLVNRFSTEHDIEVVGAYSTSRELIAGLQVTPADILLLDYALSPNELDGVSLIRALRVKFPDCPILILSTHHEPATVALALRVGARGFVGKGDEMVELIKALRTVASGAVYLSADMSYRVAEATITHHADTDTSDAETLLGAALSAREREVIRCYLHGMTVTEIAEKFKRSIKTISSQKASAFRKLGVTSNNELFKIRHTIGES, from the coding sequence ATGAAACGCTTACGTATCGCCTTGCTTGATGACCATGCGGTAGTACGCCACGGTCTTGTCAACCGTTTTTCAACAGAGCACGATATTGAGGTGGTGGGTGCCTACAGCACCAGTCGCGAACTAATCGCGGGTTTGCAGGTAACTCCGGCTGACATTCTGTTGCTCGATTATGCATTGAGTCCCAATGAACTCGACGGTGTGTCACTCATCCGTGCGCTGCGGGTAAAATTTCCCGACTGCCCAATTTTAATCCTGTCCACGCACCATGAGCCAGCGACGGTCGCACTGGCATTACGCGTTGGTGCACGCGGCTTCGTCGGAAAGGGCGATGAAATGGTGGAGTTGATCAAGGCATTGCGAACAGTCGCGTCTGGTGCCGTGTATCTCAGTGCCGACATGTCGTACCGAGTCGCGGAAGCCACAATCACCCACCATGCTGACACAGACACGAGCGATGCCGAGACGCTTCTCGGTGCAGCGTTATCGGCACGCGAGCGCGAAGTCATCCGTTGCTATTTGCATGGCATGACCGTAACGGAAATTGCGGAGAAATTCAAGCGTAGTATCAAGACGATCAGCTCACAGAAGGCTAGCGCCTTTCGCAAACTGGGCGTGACCTCCAACAACGAGCTGTTCAAGATTAGGCATACCATAGGCGAGTCATGA
- a CDS encoding EAL domain-containing protein: MASQFHALRVMTLTSNPDNARRLGAALDAANLTKRDNVPSLAMAAARLQEGSVDLIVADVDHGGLMVPSLLRSMGLTKRLERIPPILWVGLSDLVDSKPRVKSKTFSKTEGPRIGLVDAAALMSLVRLAHQAGVSVEMVFGEGKVAFTEAVEKLLLARSVNKNRPSNITPEAPSESDVIEALTTGRNLRVMLQPQYDLQTRCVVGAEALLRWHHPTYGEVPPSVLIPMVNRLGLHLLLFSFIEARVIDVLLSLKSHQAALSIALNASAETVSTPGLPERLAEKMQRAGLPPALLKIELTGDLASANELDLAASVQSLRSKGFLVSLDDFGQGSASLNLLTKIPFDEIKIDGSLVRDIETNPAARIVLAATVSLARLMNLTLIVEGIEEESSIAPLLDLRCDIGQGYALARPMEIRDFFAHVQRNEPVAE, from the coding sequence ATGGCTAGCCAATTCCACGCCCTGCGCGTGATGACGTTGACATCCAATCCGGACAATGCGCGCCGGCTGGGAGCTGCACTGGATGCCGCTAATCTGACGAAACGTGACAATGTGCCTTCGTTGGCCATGGCAGCGGCCCGACTGCAGGAAGGCAGCGTCGATCTGATCGTTGCCGATGTTGATCATGGTGGATTAATGGTACCAAGCTTGCTCCGTTCCATGGGCTTGACGAAACGCCTCGAACGTATTCCACCTATCCTGTGGGTCGGGCTGTCGGATTTGGTTGATAGCAAGCCAAGAGTCAAAAGTAAGACCTTCAGCAAAACAGAAGGACCTCGGATCGGCCTGGTCGATGCTGCCGCGCTCATGTCGCTTGTCCGTTTAGCGCATCAAGCGGGGGTCAGTGTAGAAATGGTTTTCGGCGAAGGCAAGGTTGCATTTACCGAGGCCGTAGAAAAGCTACTACTTGCCAGGTCAGTCAATAAAAATAGGCCTTCCAACATCACGCCAGAAGCGCCCTCTGAGTCCGATGTAATTGAAGCGCTAACGACAGGAAGAAATCTTCGTGTCATGCTGCAACCACAATATGATCTGCAAACACGATGTGTCGTTGGTGCAGAGGCACTTTTGCGATGGCATCATCCGACATATGGCGAGGTGCCGCCATCCGTTCTCATTCCGATGGTAAACCGGCTTGGCTTGCATTTGTTACTTTTTAGTTTTATCGAAGCGCGTGTCATCGATGTGCTGCTTTCTCTGAAATCACACCAGGCCGCCCTGTCGATTGCCCTGAATGCATCAGCCGAAACTGTGTCTACGCCGGGCCTTCCGGAGCGATTAGCGGAAAAAATGCAGCGGGCGGGGCTACCGCCAGCGTTGCTGAAAATTGAGCTGACTGGCGACCTGGCATCAGCCAACGAACTCGACTTAGCTGCGTCCGTCCAATCGCTGCGCAGCAAAGGGTTCTTGGTTTCCCTTGATGACTTTGGACAAGGTAGTGCCTCACTGAATCTACTGACGAAAATACCATTCGACGAGATCAAAATTGACGGTTCGCTCGTACGCGATATCGAGACGAACCCAGCTGCGCGAATTGTTCTTGCCGCGACAGTGTCCCTTGCACGATTGATGAACCTGACATTGATAGTCGAAGGGATTGAAGAAGAGTCTAGTATTGCTCCTTTGCTCGATCTGAGATGCGACATCGGGCAAGGTTATGCGCTAGCACGACCGATGGAGATTCGGGATTTTTTCGCACACGTGCAACGCAACGAGCCGGTTGCGGAGTAA
- a CDS encoding helix-turn-helix transcriptional regulator: MTQQTQSMPKKVIGLRNRRTVRDGGIGATLRNADLLDGLIDILGLKNDAALARALDVSPPILSKIRHGGRNVSASTLIRMHEVSGLNIYELRACMGDHRRRFGIPD; encoded by the coding sequence ATGACACAGCAAACACAATCAATGCCAAAAAAAGTAATAGGGCTGCGCAATCGCCGGACCGTGCGAGATGGCGGTATAGGGGCCACACTCAGAAACGCGGACCTACTTGACGGGCTGATCGACATTCTGGGGCTTAAAAATGATGCCGCGCTGGCCCGGGCCTTGGACGTTTCCCCTCCAATCCTTTCCAAAATCAGGCATGGTGGGCGCAATGTGAGCGCGAGCACCTTGATACGCATGCATGAAGTGAGCGGACTGAATATTTACGAACTGCGAGCGTGCATGGGCGACCATCGACGGCGTTTTGGCATCCCGGACTAG
- a CDS encoding EAL domain-containing protein — MLSTAPSKTFFTANGLSDAPSSAMPDSQPARPEQGFTSTKSLSALPTDADVIHAITSGAGLRLMYQPQYDLHSMRMTGAEAQLCWRHSVNGDVPLSVLAPMAHRLGLHMLLFNFIVTQAIDVLSHLRRLNENVSLRVHVPACTICEPGIAIFLSNRMSRAGLPPRMLTIDVREDLVAFDAPRLLACLGTLRTKGIPLSLNVSVVSPAVLNVLSTMLFDEVRIDAGLIHAEEHASVRAMASRFKLKLHTQGIDNDAMMAPLRRMGCGTGQGQALSCPLEREDFLNGKMSKFAL; from the coding sequence ATGTTGAGCACCGCACCATCAAAAACATTCTTCACGGCGAACGGCCTCAGTGACGCCCCCAGCAGTGCGATGCCAGACAGTCAGCCAGCGCGCCCTGAACAGGGGTTTACTTCCACTAAAAGCCTTTCCGCGCTGCCAACCGACGCTGATGTCATCCACGCAATTACATCGGGCGCTGGTCTGCGCCTGATGTATCAGCCACAATACGACTTGCATAGCATGCGCATGACCGGCGCCGAGGCACAACTATGCTGGCGACATTCAGTCAATGGCGATGTGCCTTTGTCAGTGCTGGCGCCGATGGCGCATCGGCTAGGCCTGCATATGCTGCTATTCAACTTTATCGTCACGCAAGCCATTGATGTCCTGTCGCACCTGCGTCGCCTCAACGAGAATGTATCGCTACGTGTGCATGTGCCGGCCTGCACAATCTGCGAGCCCGGCATCGCGATATTCCTGTCGAACAGAATGTCGCGGGCGGGTCTGCCGCCACGGATGCTGACAATCGACGTGCGCGAGGATTTGGTGGCATTCGATGCACCTCGTCTGCTGGCCTGCCTCGGTACGCTGCGAACGAAAGGCATTCCATTGTCGCTGAATGTATCCGTTGTCAGTCCGGCAGTCCTGAACGTGCTATCCACAATGCTGTTCGATGAAGTCAGAATCGACGCTGGACTTATACATGCTGAGGAACATGCCAGCGTCCGTGCCATGGCCTCGCGGTTCAAATTGAAACTGCATACGCAAGGCATCGATAATGACGCCATGATGGCACCATTGCGCCGCATGGGCTGCGGCACAGGTCAGGGCCAGGCATTGAGTTGCCCCTTGGAGCGCGAGGACTTTCTTAACGGCAAAATGAGCAAGTTTGCTCTTTAG
- a CDS encoding TonB-dependent receptor has protein sequence MRLNEKKIVILVRLALATAAGFSMTGQAHAQQTNPGNSAISTDKQEETAETASVKKVYVTGSNVRRIELESASPVQIITREEMTRGGATSLNEVLRGISANVGGVNENNTNGFTAGAAGLNLRGIGSQATLMLINGRRLAAYAQPEFQTTFVDLNSIPVGAVERIEILKDGASAIYGSEAMAGVINIILRSSFEGLELSGSLGQSSRGDGETQRASISVGKGSLVKDHFNAYATLDVRSRKEAFLHKRDAYMGTEDLRTWGYKDNRTLYTYPGNIFWNDKATGRLVSRTLDSTCPADRLVSASAILDKTAMGQACVFDNLQDSTINAGGKTDRIGLTSKITWQLNASTTVFGELMLNRNTATVTGLPHWLAGQNDQITGALPISHPQYPKDLIGTDGKTLAGGNGTVRVRASLRDFPGQGMKNTTDFSRYLAGIKGDYKNWDWETALLVTGSKVQSHNSSAILKTPFINAYNNGSFILGGGKANEALYNSITASADGAFKSSLAQIDAKVSGELFSLPAGAVGMALGAEYRRESLTTSPDPRSIAGALYHQAQSPPGISNSRNIASIYGEFTIPLMKNVEANLAARHDRYSDYGSSTTPKLGLKWSVTPAFLLRATYSEGFRAPTLVENSTDIRNAYVQFRDPARCNASYTLGCSSQSVYQSGANKDLKPETAKNMTLGLAWEPSTSFLTTLDVWQIQRDSEISTLSLSKVLENPSRYANNPAVNITRAALTPADQVAGATAGEVTSIMMLLTNVAVTKVRGLDLKMVGRVNLGEYGTLHPQLNLSHTQSYQFAPTAEEKLIQFAGTRGLPTVQGNLGIAWRKAAYHLSADVEYVGKMSSFGDRTEPCALATEGYPALCKGISSFTVFNLGGGYSGFKNTKLSFAIRNAFDRKPPFHPNFGNNFLAGLHSSMGRYFQLTADYSFK, from the coding sequence ATGCGACTAAACGAAAAAAAAATCGTCATACTGGTGCGCCTGGCGCTAGCGACAGCGGCCGGCTTCAGCATGACCGGACAAGCACATGCACAGCAGACAAATCCAGGCAATTCAGCTATTAGCACGGATAAACAAGAGGAGACAGCGGAAACGGCTTCCGTAAAAAAGGTTTATGTCACCGGCTCGAACGTGCGGCGCATTGAACTCGAATCGGCCTCGCCGGTGCAAATCATCACGCGTGAAGAAATGACACGCGGCGGTGCCACCTCCCTCAATGAAGTACTGCGCGGCATTTCCGCCAACGTGGGCGGCGTCAATGAAAACAATACCAACGGCTTCACGGCAGGTGCCGCCGGCCTGAACTTGCGCGGCATAGGCAGTCAGGCTACGCTCATGCTGATCAATGGCCGTCGTCTTGCTGCGTATGCGCAACCAGAATTTCAGACCACCTTCGTCGACCTGAACTCCATCCCCGTCGGCGCGGTGGAACGTATTGAAATCCTGAAGGACGGCGCCTCGGCAATCTACGGCTCCGAAGCGATGGCCGGTGTGATCAACATTATCTTGCGCAGCAGCTTTGAAGGTCTGGAGCTCAGTGGCTCGCTGGGCCAGTCCAGCCGCGGCGATGGCGAAACGCAGCGCGCCAGCATTAGCGTCGGCAAAGGCAGCCTGGTTAAGGATCACTTCAACGCCTATGCCACGCTGGACGTGCGTTCGCGCAAGGAAGCTTTTTTGCACAAGCGCGACGCTTATATGGGCACGGAAGATCTGCGCACATGGGGCTACAAGGATAATCGCACGCTATACACCTACCCTGGCAATATTTTCTGGAATGACAAGGCCACAGGCCGCCTGGTGTCGCGCACCCTGGACAGCACATGCCCCGCAGACCGCCTAGTTTCGGCCTCGGCTATATTGGACAAGACCGCGATGGGTCAGGCCTGCGTCTTTGACAATCTTCAGGACAGCACTATCAATGCGGGCGGCAAGACTGATCGTATCGGGCTTACCAGCAAGATTACCTGGCAGCTCAATGCCAGCACCACGGTATTTGGCGAACTCATGCTTAACCGCAATACCGCCACGGTGACTGGTCTGCCCCATTGGCTGGCCGGTCAAAATGATCAGATCACCGGAGCCTTGCCCATTAGCCACCCGCAGTATCCGAAAGATTTGATTGGTACTGATGGAAAAACCTTGGCTGGCGGAAATGGTACGGTACGCGTGCGCGCCTCGCTGCGCGACTTTCCAGGGCAAGGCATGAAGAATACGACCGATTTTAGCCGATACCTGGCTGGCATCAAGGGCGATTACAAAAATTGGGACTGGGAAACCGCGCTGCTTGTCACCGGCAGCAAGGTGCAATCCCACAACAGTAGCGCCATCCTGAAAACACCATTTATTAACGCCTACAACAATGGCAGCTTTATTTTGGGCGGTGGCAAGGCCAACGAAGCGCTGTATAACAGTATCACTGCCAGCGCCGACGGTGCATTCAAATCCAGCCTGGCGCAAATTGATGCCAAGGTCTCCGGCGAATTGTTTAGCCTGCCCGCCGGTGCCGTGGGCATGGCCCTGGGTGCCGAGTATCGGCGTGAATCCCTGACGACTTCGCCTGACCCACGCTCTATTGCCGGCGCACTCTACCATCAAGCGCAATCGCCGCCAGGGATCTCGAACAGCCGCAATATCGCTTCAATATATGGCGAGTTTACCATCCCCCTCATGAAGAACGTGGAGGCGAACCTCGCGGCGCGGCATGACCGTTATTCGGACTACGGCAGTTCGACAACGCCGAAGCTGGGCTTGAAATGGTCCGTGACTCCCGCCTTCTTATTGCGTGCTACCTATTCGGAGGGTTTTCGTGCACCAACATTGGTGGAAAACTCCACCGACATACGCAATGCCTACGTGCAGTTCAGGGACCCCGCCCGCTGCAATGCCAGCTATACCTTGGGCTGCAGCAGCCAAAGCGTATATCAAAGCGGCGCCAACAAGGATCTCAAGCCGGAGACCGCCAAGAACATGACCCTGGGGTTGGCGTGGGAACCCAGTACTTCCTTCCTGACCACGCTTGATGTATGGCAAATTCAACGCGATAGTGAAATTTCCACCTTGAGTCTGTCGAAGGTTCTCGAGAACCCATCGCGTTACGCCAACAACCCTGCCGTCAATATCACGCGCGCGGCGCTCACGCCAGCGGACCAGGTGGCCGGCGCAACTGCGGGCGAAGTGACTTCCATCATGATGCTGCTGACAAACGTGGCAGTGACAAAAGTGCGCGGTCTGGATTTGAAAATGGTCGGCCGCGTTAATCTCGGCGAGTATGGTACTTTGCATCCGCAGTTGAACCTCAGCCATACACAGTCTTACCAGTTTGCCCCGACGGCGGAGGAAAAGCTGATTCAGTTTGCCGGTACGCGCGGCCTGCCCACAGTTCAAGGCAATCTCGGCATCGCGTGGAGAAAAGCCGCCTACCATTTGTCGGCCGATGTCGAGTATGTCGGCAAGATGTCTTCTTTCGGAGACCGAACCGAACCGTGTGCACTGGCGACAGAAGGCTATCCCGCTCTATGCAAGGGTATTTCTTCCTTTACCGTGTTCAACCTGGGCGGCGGCTATTCCGGCTTCAAGAACACCAAGCTGAGCTTTGCAATTCGGAACGCATTTGACCGCAAACCACCATTCCATCCGAATTTTGGCAATAACTTCCTTGCCGGCCTGCATAGCTCGATGGGGCGCTACTTCCAGTTGACTGCCGACTACAGCTTCAAATAA